From the genome of Thermodesulfobacteriota bacterium, one region includes:
- a CDS encoding DUF2971 domain-containing protein — MATPDFLYKYQSLSAHSLAALTNNTIWLAKPKSFNDPFDCAITLDRQKYKESVMHAISVAMERAKSDRLRPEHLQDVWPGDKEAFERFRDSLLKLVQNMGICSFSALPNHLLMWSHYANHHRGFCIGYDCCEGTKFRELAHEVRYEDSVPSLTVADFAPPDNEEALDALWLTKAKCWSYEQEWRVMMNEGDKAYQAPSSVVSVIFGARMPESDRIMVAQALRHQPEIEFKEAILRQGEFLIEIVEA, encoded by the coding sequence ATGGCGACTCCAGATTTTCTGTACAAGTACCAATCACTAAGCGCCCATTCGCTGGCCGCGTTGACCAACAATACCATTTGGCTAGCGAAGCCAAAGAGCTTCAACGATCCGTTCGATTGCGCCATAACGCTGGACCGCCAGAAGTACAAGGAGTCCGTCATGCACGCAATATCTGTGGCTATGGAGCGTGCCAAGTCAGATAGACTGCGGCCTGAACATCTTCAAGATGTCTGGCCCGGGGATAAGGAAGCGTTCGAGCGTTTCAGGGACAGCTTGCTGAAGTTGGTTCAAAACATGGGCATTTGCTCGTTTAGTGCATTACCAAACCATCTGCTGATGTGGTCGCACTATGCCAACCACCATCGCGGGTTCTGCATCGGATACGACTGCTGTGAGGGCACCAAGTTTCGAGAGCTAGCGCATGAAGTGCGATACGAAGATTCAGTACCGAGCCTGACCGTGGCTGACTTCGCTCCTCCAGACAACGAAGAGGCATTAGACGCACTGTGGCTCACAAAGGCGAAGTGCTGGTCGTATGAGCAGGAGTGGCGTGTCATGATGAACGAAGGGGACAAGGCCTATCAAGCTCCTTCGTCGGTAGTCTCCGTAATCTTTGGTGCTCGAATGCCAGAGTCTGATCGAATCATGGTCGCACAAGCTCTTCGGCATCAGCCAGAAATCGAATTCAAAGAGGCGATCCTCAGACAAGGTGAGTTCCTCATTGAGATCGTCGAAGCATGA